A single window of Streptomyces sudanensis DNA harbors:
- a CDS encoding anti-sigma regulatory factor gives MSQIAGEPGNQDFVEVRLPAAGAYLSVLRTATAGLAARLDFTLDEIEDLRIAVDEACAILLQQAVAGSVLSCVFRLIDDSLEVTVSAPTTDGRAPERDTFAWTVLSALAGKVDSSVAEDRTVSISLYKQRGAGPGPA, from the coding sequence GTGTCCCAGATCGCAGGCGAGCCCGGGAACCAGGACTTCGTGGAAGTCCGGCTGCCGGCTGCGGGTGCCTACCTGTCCGTGCTGCGTACGGCCACGGCCGGCCTGGCGGCGCGTTTGGACTTCACCCTCGACGAGATCGAGGACCTGCGCATCGCGGTCGACGAGGCGTGCGCGATCCTGCTCCAGCAGGCCGTGGCCGGGTCGGTCCTCAGCTGCGTCTTCCGGCTGATCGACGACTCGCTGGAGGTCACGGTGTCGGCGCCCACCACCGACGGCCGCGCCCCCGAGCGGGACACGTTCGCCTGGACGGTGCTGTCCGCCCTGGCGGGCAAGGTCGACTCCTCGGTCGCCGAGGACCGCACGGTCTCGATCAGCCTGTACAAACAGCGCGGCGCGGGACCCGGGCCGGCGTGA
- a CDS encoding SigB/SigF/SigG family RNA polymerase sigma factor: MDGDGPVRNEERGPRAAGAAEGVAGIPEQQARPHPVDGPAGGPEEAPGRARAERTRMDDGEHGRRGRNQRHDPQDRSGARAMFVELRGLPDGSPERAELRNRLVRMHLPLVEHLARRFRNRGEPLDDLTQVATIGLIKSVDRFDPERGVEFSTYATPTVVGEIKRHFRDKGWAVRVPRRLQELRLSLTTATAELSQTHGRSPTVHELAERLGISEEEVLEGLESANAYSTLSLDVPDTDDESPAVADTLGAEDEALEGVEYRESLKPLLEGLPPREKRILLLRFFGNMTQSQIAQEVGISQMHVSRLLARTLAQLRERLLVEE, translated from the coding sequence ATGGACGGGGACGGTCCGGTGCGGAACGAGGAGCGCGGCCCGCGGGCCGCGGGCGCGGCGGAGGGCGTCGCGGGCATCCCGGAGCAGCAGGCGCGACCGCACCCGGTGGACGGCCCGGCGGGCGGCCCGGAGGAGGCGCCGGGGCGGGCGCGGGCGGAGCGGACGCGGATGGACGACGGCGAGCACGGACGGCGGGGCAGGAACCAGCGGCACGACCCGCAGGACCGGAGCGGGGCGCGGGCGATGTTCGTCGAGCTGCGCGGCCTGCCGGACGGCTCGCCGGAGCGGGCCGAGCTGCGCAACCGGCTGGTGCGGATGCACCTGCCGCTCGTCGAGCACCTCGCGCGCCGCTTCCGGAACCGGGGCGAGCCGCTGGACGACCTGACGCAGGTCGCGACCATCGGGCTGATCAAGTCCGTGGACCGGTTCGACCCGGAGCGGGGCGTCGAGTTCTCCACGTACGCGACGCCGACGGTTGTCGGCGAGATCAAGCGGCACTTCCGCGACAAGGGCTGGGCGGTCCGGGTGCCCAGACGCCTGCAGGAGCTGCGGCTGTCGCTCACCACGGCGACGGCCGAGCTGTCCCAGACGCACGGACGGTCACCGACCGTGCACGAGCTGGCGGAGAGGCTGGGGATCTCCGAGGAGGAGGTCCTGGAGGGGCTGGAGTCCGCGAACGCGTACTCGACCCTCTCGCTGGACGTGCCCGACACCGACGACGAGTCGCCCGCGGTCGCCGACACCCTGGGCGCCGAGGACGAGGCGCTGGAGGGGGTCGAGTACCGGGAGTCGCTGAAGCCTCTGCTGGAGGGCCTGCCGCCCCGGGAGAAGCGGATCCTGCTGCTGCGGTTCTTCGGGAACATGACGCAGTCGCAGATCGCTCAGGAGGTGGGCATCTCCCAGATGCACGTCTCCCGGCTGCTGGCCCGCACGCTGGCCCAGCTCCGGGAGAGGCTCCTGGTGGAGGAGTGA
- a CDS encoding diacylglycerol/lipid kinase family protein, with translation MRALLVVNPAATTTSARTRDVLIHALASEMKLDAVTTEYRGHARDLARRAADAGDVDLVVALGGDGTVNEVVNGLLHHGPDPERLPRLAVVPGGSTNVFARALGLPNDAVEATGEILDALRERRSRTIGLGLAAGTPGTGDEAVPARWFTFCAGLGFDAGVIGRVEQQRERGKRSTHALYLRQVVRQLLADPHRRHGTITLERPGHAPVEDLVLSIVCNTSPWTYLGNKPVYASPEASFDKALDVLGLDSLSGPAVARYGTQLLLSGPKRGPQGRHAVSLHDEIDFTLHSKVPLPFQLDGDHLGLRMSVTFTGVRRALGVIV, from the coding sequence ATGCGCGCACTCCTCGTGGTCAACCCGGCAGCCACCACCACGAGTGCCCGCACCCGTGACGTGCTGATCCACGCCCTCGCCAGCGAGATGAAGCTGGACGCCGTGACGACGGAGTACCGGGGGCACGCGCGGGACCTGGCCCGGCGGGCCGCCGACGCGGGCGACGTCGACCTGGTCGTCGCACTGGGCGGGGACGGCACCGTCAACGAGGTCGTCAACGGCCTGCTGCACCACGGCCCCGACCCCGAGCGGCTGCCGCGGCTGGCGGTGGTGCCCGGCGGGTCCACCAACGTGTTCGCCCGCGCCCTGGGCCTGCCGAACGACGCGGTCGAGGCGACCGGCGAGATCCTCGACGCCCTGCGCGAGCGGCGGAGCCGGACGATCGGGCTGGGCCTCGCGGCCGGCACCCCCGGCACCGGGGACGAGGCCGTGCCGGCCCGCTGGTTCACCTTCTGCGCCGGGCTCGGCTTCGACGCCGGGGTGATCGGCCGCGTCGAGCAGCAGCGGGAGCGCGGCAAGCGGTCGACGCACGCGCTGTACCTGCGCCAGGTCGTCCGCCAGCTGCTGGCGGACCCGCACCGGCGGCACGGCACGATCACCCTGGAGCGGCCGGGTCACGCACCGGTCGAGGATCTGGTGCTGTCGATAGTCTGCAACACCTCCCCCTGGACGTACCTGGGGAACAAGCCGGTGTACGCGTCACCGGAGGCGTCCTTCGACAAGGCGCTCGACGTGCTGGGGCTGGACAGCCTCTCCGGCCCCGCCGTCGCCCGGTACGGCACACAGCTGCTGCTGTCCGGCCCGAAGCGCGGTCCGCAGGGCAGGCACGCGGTCTCCCTGCACGACGAGATCGACTTCACCTTGCATTCCAAGGTCCCGCTGCCGTTTCAGTTGGACGGAGACCACCTGGGGCTGCGTATGAGCGTGACGTTCACAGGCGTTCGCCGTGCACTAGGTGTGATTGTGTGA
- a CDS encoding WhiB family transcriptional regulator: protein MDWRHNAVCREEDPELFFPIGNTGPALLQIEEAKAVCRRCPVMEQCLQWALESGQDSGVWGGLSEDERRAMKRRAARNRARNASA, encoded by the coding sequence ATGGACTGGCGTCACAACGCCGTTTGTCGTGAGGAAGACCCCGAGCTGTTCTTCCCCATCGGCAACACCGGTCCTGCGCTGCTGCAGATCGAGGAAGCCAAGGCCGTCTGCCGTCGCTGCCCCGTGATGGAGCAGTGCCTGCAGTGGGCGCTCGAGTCCGGTCAGGACTCCGGCGTCTGGGGCGGCCTCAGCGAGGACGAGCGTCGTGCGATGAAGCGCCGCGCCGCCCGTAACCGGGCGCGGAACGCCAGCGCCTGA
- a CDS encoding PAS domain-containing sensor histidine kinase gives MNDLVRQHTALGESDLEWLHLLVSEWQLLSDLSFADLVLWVPTRDGARYVSVAQMRPNTGPTSYQDDMVGRLVPRGRRPLLDAALDEGRIVREGDPEWREEVPVRVESIPVRREGRVLGVIARNTNLLTVRTPSRLELTYLQSASDLAQMIAAGTFPFPEQQVDMDASPRAGDGLIRLDADGVVQYASPNALSAYHRLGLAADLVGQHLGQITAELAPSRGPVDEALVKLASGYAPRETEVEGNGGVIQLRAIPLKPKGARIGSLVLLRDVTELRRRERELITKDATIREIHHRVKNNLQTVAALLRLQARRIDSDRGREALEEAVRRVGSIAIVHETLSQNLDERVEFDDIADRVISMVAEISPGKVACRRNGRFGILDAEVATPLSMVLTEILQNALEHAFAPAGQGAVEVTAVRGEGRDARLLITVQDDGRGLPEGFDPQRGGNLGLQIVRTLVEGELGGTFTMRPAPGRGTRVVLDVPVRAQK, from the coding sequence ATGAACGACCTCGTCCGCCAGCACACCGCCCTCGGCGAGTCCGACCTCGAGTGGCTCCACCTGCTGGTCTCGGAGTGGCAGCTGCTCTCCGACCTCTCCTTCGCGGACCTCGTGCTGTGGGTCCCCACCCGCGACGGCGCCCGCTACGTCTCCGTCGCGCAGATGCGCCCCAACACCGGCCCCACCTCCTACCAGGACGACATGGTGGGCCGCCTCGTCCCCCGCGGCCGCCGCCCGCTGCTCGACGCCGCCCTCGACGAGGGCCGCATCGTGCGCGAGGGCGACCCGGAGTGGCGCGAGGAGGTCCCCGTACGGGTCGAGTCGATCCCCGTACGGCGCGAGGGCCGCGTCCTCGGCGTGATCGCGCGGAACACCAACCTGCTCACCGTCCGCACCCCCTCCCGGCTGGAGCTCACCTACCTCCAGTCCGCCTCCGACCTGGCCCAGATGATCGCCGCGGGGACCTTCCCCTTCCCCGAGCAGCAGGTCGACATGGACGCCTCGCCGCGCGCCGGCGACGGCCTGATCAGGCTCGACGCGGACGGCGTCGTCCAGTACGCCTCGCCCAACGCGCTCTCCGCGTACCACCGCCTCGGCCTGGCCGCCGACCTGGTCGGTCAGCACCTCGGCCAGATCACCGCCGAACTGGCGCCCTCCCGCGGCCCGGTCGACGAGGCGCTCGTCAAACTGGCCAGCGGCTACGCCCCGCGCGAGACGGAGGTCGAGGGGAACGGCGGCGTCATCCAGCTCCGCGCCATCCCCCTCAAGCCGAAGGGCGCCCGGATCGGTTCGCTCGTCCTGCTGCGCGACGTGACGGAACTGCGCCGCCGCGAAAGGGAACTGATCACCAAGGACGCCACCATCCGGGAGATCCACCACCGGGTGAAGAACAACCTCCAGACGGTCGCCGCGCTGCTGCGCCTCCAGGCCCGCCGGATCGACTCCGACCGGGGCCGGGAGGCCCTGGAGGAGGCGGTGCGACGGGTCGGCTCGATCGCCATCGTCCACGAGACCCTCTCGCAGAACCTGGACGAGCGCGTCGAGTTCGACGACATCGCGGACCGGGTCATCTCGATGGTGGCGGAGATCTCCCCGGGCAAGGTGGCCTGCCGGCGCAACGGGCGCTTCGGCATCCTCGACGCCGAGGTCGCCACCCCCCTGTCCATGGTGCTCACGGAGATCCTGCAGAACGCCCTGGAACATGCCTTCGCCCCCGCCGGGCAGGGTGCGGTCGAGGTCACGGCGGTCCGCGGCGAGGGCCGCGACGCCCGGCTGCTGATCACCGTCCAGGACGACGGCCGGGGCCTGCCGGAGGGCTTCGACCCGCAGCGCGGGGGCAACCTGGGGCTGCAGATCGTGCGGACGCTGGTGGAGGGGGAGCTGGGAGGGACCTTCACGATGCGCCCGGCTCCCGGCCGGGGGACGCGGGTGGTGCTGGACGTCCCGGTCCGCGCGCAGAAGTAG
- the nagB gene encoding glucosamine-6-phosphate deaminase, protein MEVVIVRDAGAGGALVAEAIADLLRRKPDALLGVATGSTPLPVYDALGAMVRSGSLDVSRARIAQLDEYVGLPAGHPQSYRSTVLRQVVEPLGLDPGSFLSPDGTAGDVRAACEAYDRALAEAGGVDLQLLGIGTDGHIGFNEPCSSLASRTRVKALTERTRADNARFFGGDVDRVPRHAVTQGVGTILEARHLVLLATGERKAEAVARAVEGPVAARVPASALQLHPHATVVVDEAAATRLELADYFRHAHAHKPSWQGW, encoded by the coding sequence ATGGAAGTCGTCATCGTCCGGGACGCCGGGGCGGGCGGCGCGCTCGTCGCGGAGGCGATCGCGGACCTCCTGCGCCGCAAGCCCGACGCCCTGCTCGGCGTGGCCACCGGTTCGACCCCGCTGCCCGTCTACGACGCCCTGGGCGCCATGGTCCGCTCCGGTTCCCTCGACGTCTCGCGCGCCCGGATCGCCCAGCTCGACGAGTACGTCGGCCTGCCCGCCGGGCACCCCCAGTCGTACCGCTCCACGGTGCTGCGGCAGGTCGTGGAGCCGCTGGGTCTGGACCCCGGCTCGTTCCTGAGCCCGGACGGCACCGCCGGGGACGTGCGGGCGGCGTGCGAGGCGTACGACCGGGCGCTCGCCGAGGCGGGCGGCGTGGACCTCCAGCTGCTCGGCATCGGCACGGACGGGCACATCGGCTTCAACGAGCCCTGCTCGTCGCTCGCCTCCCGCACCCGCGTCAAGGCGCTCACCGAGCGGACCCGGGCCGACAACGCCCGGTTCTTCGGCGGCGACGTCGACCGGGTCCCGCGCCACGCCGTCACCCAGGGCGTCGGCACCATCCTGGAGGCCCGCCACCTGGTCCTCCTGGCCACCGGGGAGAGGAAGGCCGAGGCGGTCGCACGGGCCGTGGAGGGGCCGGTCGCCGCCCGCGTCCCGGCTTCCGCGCTCCAACTGCACCCGCACGCGACGGTCGTCGTCGACGAGGCCGCCGCCACCCGGCTGGAACTCGCCGACTACTTCCGCCACGCCCACGCCCACAAGCCGTCCTGGCAGGGGTGGTGA
- a CDS encoding GntR family transcriptional regulator, which yields MATDGGGTGTTGGLPSGNGAQAPAARVPKYYRLKHHLLEMTGTLPPGTPVPPERALAAEFGTSRTTVRQALQELVAEGRLERIQGKGTFVAKPKVSQVLRLTSYTEDMRAQGLEPASRLLDIGYVTADDALAELLDTEPGGRVLRVERLRLAGGEPMAIETTHLSAERFPALGRSLGRYASLYAALAEVYGVRPAEAEETIETSLATPREAGLLGTDVGLPMLMLSRHSIDEHGAPVEWVRSVYRGDRYKFVARLRRPVDG from the coding sequence ATGGCCACGGACGGTGGCGGTACCGGGACCACGGGCGGACTCCCGTCCGGGAACGGCGCACAGGCCCCCGCGGCTCGTGTGCCGAAGTACTACCGGCTCAAGCACCACCTGCTGGAGATGACCGGGACGCTGCCCCCCGGCACGCCCGTGCCGCCGGAACGCGCCCTGGCCGCCGAGTTCGGGACCTCCCGCACCACCGTGCGCCAGGCGCTCCAGGAGCTGGTGGCCGAGGGGCGCCTGGAGCGGATCCAGGGCAAGGGCACGTTCGTGGCGAAGCCCAAGGTCTCGCAGGTGCTGCGGCTCACCTCGTACACCGAGGACATGCGGGCCCAGGGCCTGGAGCCGGCCTCCCGGCTGCTGGACATCGGGTACGTCACCGCCGACGACGCCCTCGCGGAACTGCTCGACACCGAGCCCGGCGGGCGCGTCCTGCGCGTCGAGCGGCTCCGCCTGGCCGGCGGGGAGCCGATGGCCATCGAGACGACGCACCTGTCGGCCGAGCGCTTCCCGGCGCTGGGCCGCTCCCTGGGCAGGTACGCCTCCCTCTACGCGGCCCTGGCCGAGGTGTACGGCGTGCGCCCGGCGGAGGCCGAGGAGACCATCGAGACCTCGCTGGCCACCCCGCGCGAGGCCGGGCTGCTCGGCACGGACGTGGGCCTGCCCATGCTGATGCTGTCCCGCCACTCGATCGACGAGCACGGCGCCCCCGTGGAGTGGGTGCGGTCGGTGTACCGGGGCGACCGCTACAAGTTCGTGGCGCGCCTGAGGCGGCCCGTCGACGGGTAG
- a CDS encoding DUF3311 domain-containing protein has product MSEAVRGKQPVVTPVRVVITLCLAAPFVAMLWVGSYARTEPALAGIPFFYWYQMLWVVLSTALTMVAYKLWHRDQRARSSQDGGARR; this is encoded by the coding sequence ATGTCCGAGGCGGTACGAGGGAAACAACCGGTCGTCACACCCGTCCGGGTGGTGATCACGCTCTGCCTGGCCGCCCCGTTCGTCGCGATGCTCTGGGTGGGCTCCTACGCGCGGACGGAGCCCGCGCTCGCCGGGATCCCGTTCTTCTACTGGTACCAGATGCTGTGGGTCGTGCTGTCGACCGCGCTGACGATGGTGGCGTACAAGCTGTGGCACCGCGACCAGCGGGCCCGCTCCTCCCAGGACGGGGGTGCGCGGCGGTGA